The Listeria monocytogenes genome window below encodes:
- the fmt gene encoding methionyl-tRNA formyltransferase, with the protein MTKIIFMGTPEFSVPVLKQLANTYDVVAVVTQPDRPVGRKRVLTPPPVKKAALELAIPVYQPEKLRTSSELEELIALKADLLVTAAYGQILPNSLLESPKHGAINVHASLLPEYRGGAPVHYALLDGKTETGVTIMYMVEKLDAGDMISQRKIPITDEDNTGTMFDKLSKLGAELLMDTLPDFLAGKITAIPQDPEKVTFARNISREQEKIDWTKPGRTIFNQIRGLSPWPVAYTTLEEKPFKIWEATYEEIKWSGEPGAILADKTTLKIVAGDGTLIVPTVIQPAGKPKMDIHSFMSGAGRNLSKTTRFGE; encoded by the coding sequence ATGACTAAAATTATCTTTATGGGCACACCAGAATTTTCCGTTCCCGTTTTAAAGCAATTAGCTAACACCTATGATGTAGTTGCAGTTGTTACACAGCCAGACCGACCAGTTGGACGCAAACGAGTTTTAACACCACCGCCAGTAAAAAAGGCTGCTTTAGAACTAGCTATTCCAGTTTATCAACCAGAAAAATTACGGACATCTAGCGAACTGGAAGAACTGATTGCTCTTAAGGCCGATTTACTGGTAACAGCAGCTTACGGACAAATTTTGCCAAATAGTTTACTTGAATCACCAAAGCATGGCGCGATTAATGTGCACGCGTCTCTTTTACCAGAATACCGCGGCGGTGCTCCTGTCCACTATGCACTTCTTGACGGGAAAACGGAAACAGGCGTCACGATTATGTATATGGTAGAAAAATTGGATGCTGGTGATATGATTAGTCAGCGTAAAATCCCCATCACAGATGAAGATAATACTGGCACCATGTTTGATAAACTAAGCAAACTAGGCGCAGAATTATTGATGGACACATTGCCCGACTTTTTAGCTGGAAAAATAACGGCAATCCCACAAGACCCTGAAAAAGTAACCTTTGCGCGCAATATTTCAAGAGAACAAGAAAAAATCGACTGGACAAAGCCAGGACGTACTATCTTTAATCAAATTCGAGGATTGTCTCCTTGGCCAGTGGCTTATACAACGCTGGAAGAAAAACCATTTAAAATCTGGGAAGCAACTTATGAAGAGATAAAATGGAGCGGCGAACCAGGTGCCATTTTAGCAGATAAAACAACGCTTAAAATCGTAGCAGGCGACGGGACGCTCATCGTACCAACAGTGATCCAACCAGCAGGAAAACCGAAGATGGATATTCACTCATTCATGTCCGGTGCTGGTAGAAATTTAAGTAAGACGACAAGGTTTGGTGAATAA